In Candidatus Blochmannia vicinus, one DNA window encodes the following:
- the rpoA gene encoding DNA-directed RNA polymerase subunit alpha encodes MQNSATEFLKPRLVDIEQITNTHSKVTLEPLERGFGHTLGNALRRILLSSMPGYAITEVEIDGVLHEYTTKEGIQEDILEILLNLKKLAIRIEGKDHIILTLKKSGIGPVVANDITYDTNNVKIITPNHVICHITDKNASINMRIKVQRGRGYVPASSRFNPESDTLPIGRLLLDACYSPVERISYNVEAARVEQRTDLDKLIIDMETNGTIEPEEAIRRAATILSEQLVAFIDLKDIHQPEHKEEKPEFDPILLRLVDDLELTVRSANCLKAESIHYIGDLVQRTEVELLKTPNLGKKSLTEIKDVLASRGLSLGMRLENWPPTNILDG; translated from the coding sequence ATGCAGAACTCTGCAACAGAATTTTTAAAACCACGTTTAGTAGATATTGAACAAATTACTAACACTCACTCCAAAGTTACTTTAGAACCATTGGAACGAGGATTTGGGCATACTTTAGGAAACGCCCTACGTCGTATTTTACTTTCCTCAATGCCTGGATATGCGATAACAGAAGTTGAAATTGACGGAGTACTGCACGAATACACTACAAAAGAAGGTATACAAGAAGATATTTTAGAAATTTTACTTAATCTAAAGAAATTAGCTATTAGAATTGAAGGAAAAGATCACATTATTCTAACTTTAAAAAAATCTGGTATCGGTCCTGTGGTCGCAAACGATATTACATATGATACCAATAATGTAAAAATTATTACTCCAAATCATGTTATATGTCATATAACCGATAAGAACGCATCTATTAATATGCGTATAAAAGTACAACGGGGAAGAGGTTATGTCCCAGCTTCTTCTAGATTTAATCCTGAATCAGATACCTTACCAATTGGTCGATTATTATTAGACGCATGTTATAGTCCAGTAGAAAGAATTTCTTATAACGTAGAAGCTGCTCGTGTTGAACAACGTACAGATTTAGATAAACTAATTATTGACATGGAAACTAATGGCACTATAGAACCTGAAGAAGCAATTAGGCGTGCAGCTACAATTTTATCCGAACAATTAGTGGCTTTTATTGATTTGAAAGATATACATCAACCAGAACATAAAGAAGAAAAACCAGAATTCGATCCAATTTTATTACGTCTTGTTGATGATTTAGAACTGACTGTACGCTCTGCTAATTGTTTAAAAGCAGAATCTATTCATTATATTGGTGATTTAGTACAACGAACAGAAGTGGAGTTATTAAAAACTCCTAACTTAGGAAAAAAATCATTAACAGAGATAAAAGATGTATTAGCTTCTCGTGGATTATCTTTAGGAATGCGTTTGGAAAATTGGCCTCCGACAAATATTTTAGATGGTTAA
- the rnhA gene encoding ribonuclease HI, translating to MYKKIEIFTDGSCLGNPGPGGCAAILRYKQHKKEFSIGYRLTTNNRMELMAAIIALESLKNPCQIILNTDSQYLLHGMTQWIHIWKKHRWKTAEEKLVKNIDLWQRLDIAIKSHSIMQWNWLKSHTGHPDNERCDQLARLAAKYPLNEDFYQ from the coding sequence ATGTATAAAAAAATAGAAATTTTTACTGATGGATCATGTCTTGGTAATCCAGGGCCAGGTGGTTGTGCTGCTATATTACGATATAAACAACATAAAAAAGAGTTTAGCATTGGATATCGTTTAACTACTAATAATCGTATGGAATTAATGGCAGCTATTATTGCGTTAGAATCACTTAAAAATCCATGTCAAATTATTTTAAATACTGATAGTCAATATTTGTTACATGGGATGACTCAATGGATTCATATATGGAAAAAACATCGTTGGAAAACTGCTGAAGAAAAATTAGTAAAAAATATTGATTTATGGCAACGTTTAGACATAGCGATAAAATCGCATTCCATTATGCAATGGAATTGGTTAAAAAGTCATACTGGCCATCCAGATAATGAACGGTGTGATCAATTAGCTCGATTAGCTGCTAAATATCCTCTAAATGAAGATTTTTATCAATAA
- the dnaQ gene encoding DNA polymerase III subunit epsilon, which translates to MSTNIIRQIVLDTETTGMNKFGLHYEGHRIIEIGAVEIINRHLTDNKFHVYLKPNRGVDIEAFQIHGISDQFLKDKPTFSEIINEFLMFISNSELIIHNAPFDLGFLNQELQICNKNQKKIESYCTIIDTLKLARKKFPGQRNNLDALCERYFINNDKRRNLHSALIDARILANVFLSMSGEQTKMEFMKIANMSNNKINNITQLNNNIKYISTSTTSLKIVYADEQEKLAHEEYLDRIQEMNKNCIWRQKS; encoded by the coding sequence ATGAGCACTAATATTATACGACAAATTGTTCTAGATACCGAAACCACTGGTATGAATAAATTTGGCCTTCATTATGAAGGCCATAGAATTATTGAGATTGGTGCAGTAGAAATCATCAACCGTCATTTAACTGATAATAAATTTCATGTGTACCTTAAACCAAATCGAGGAGTTGATATTGAAGCTTTTCAAATACACGGAATTAGCGATCAATTTTTAAAGGATAAACCAACTTTTTCAGAAATAATAAATGAATTTTTAATGTTTATTAGCAATAGCGAATTAATTATTCACAATGCTCCATTCGATCTAGGTTTTCTTAATCAAGAGTTACAAATATGTAATAAAAACCAAAAAAAAATAGAATCTTATTGTACTATAATTGACACCTTAAAATTAGCTCGTAAAAAATTTCCAGGGCAACGTAATAATTTAGATGCATTATGCGAACGTTATTTCATTAATAATGATAAACGACGAAACCTACATAGCGCATTAATTGATGCACGAATTTTAGCTAACGTATTCTTATCCATGAGCGGAGAACAAACAAAAATGGAATTTATGAAAATAGCAAATATGTCAAATAACAAAATTAATAATATAACCCAATTAAATAACAACATAAAATACATTAGCACTAGTACAACATCATTAAAAATTGTTTATGCTGATGAACAAGAAAAATTAGCCCATGAAGAATATTTAGATCGTATACAGGAAATGAATAAAAACTGTATATGGCGGCAGAAATCATAA
- the secY gene encoding preprotein translocase subunit SecY produces MIVTKKWQSKYTFKSVQGGLYELKRRIIFVITALIIFRIGSFIPIPGVDLIVLSKIIEQQQGTIIEMFNMFSGGSLSRASIFSLGIMPYISSSIIVQLLTAVHPALIEIKKEGESGRKLINQYIRYGTLILGILQSVGIVTSLPSVPGLVINPGFSFYCIAIISLVCGTVFLMWLGDQITNKGIGNGISVIIFSGIIAGLPLAIGHTIEQVRQDELHFFILILVVCLIFSITFFVVFMERGQRRILVHYAQRQQGRRVYAAQNTHLPLKVNMAGVIPAIFASSVILFPGTVVSWFGSSTSWQWLTIMSLYLQPGQPLYILLYAAAIMFFCFFYTSLVFNPRETAENLKKSGAFVPGIRPGEQTSKYINKIMIRLTFIGAIYVTFICLVPEFMRIAMKVPFYFGGTSLLIVVVVIMDFMVQIQTLMMSSQYESVLKKANLKHFNH; encoded by the coding sequence ATGATAGTTACTAAAAAATGGCAATCTAAATATACTTTTAAAAGTGTACAAGGTGGGTTGTACGAATTAAAACGAAGAATTATATTTGTGATTACTGCTTTGATTATTTTCCGTATAGGATCATTTATTCCAATCCCGGGAGTAGATTTAATTGTTTTATCAAAAATTATCGAACAACAACAAGGCACTATTATTGAAATGTTTAACATGTTTTCTGGAGGATCCTTAAGCCGCGCTTCTATTTTTAGTTTAGGAATTATGCCATATATTTCATCCTCAATTATTGTGCAACTATTAACCGCGGTACATCCTGCTTTAATAGAAATTAAAAAAGAAGGAGAGAGTGGAAGAAAACTAATTAACCAGTATATTCGTTATGGTACTTTAATACTGGGAATATTACAATCAGTAGGTATTGTAACTAGTTTGCCTAGTGTACCTGGATTAGTGATTAATCCAGGATTTTCTTTTTATTGTATTGCAATTATTAGTCTTGTTTGTGGGACTGTTTTTTTAATGTGGTTAGGTGATCAAATTACTAACAAAGGAATAGGAAACGGAATTTCAGTTATTATTTTTTCAGGAATAATCGCTGGATTACCACTAGCTATAGGCCATACTATAGAACAAGTAAGACAAGATGAATTACATTTCTTCATATTAATTTTAGTTGTCTGTTTAATATTTAGTATTACTTTTTTCGTTGTATTTATGGAGAGAGGACAACGTCGAATTCTAGTGCATTATGCTCAACGTCAGCAAGGTCGGCGTGTTTATGCTGCTCAAAACACACACTTACCGCTTAAAGTAAATATGGCTGGTGTTATTCCTGCTATTTTTGCTTCCAGTGTAATCTTATTTCCAGGAACCGTTGTTTCTTGGTTTGGAAGCAGCACCAGTTGGCAATGGTTAACTATCATGTCTTTATATCTACAACCAGGCCAACCATTATATATTTTACTTTACGCAGCAGCTATTATGTTTTTTTGTTTTTTTTACACATCTTTAGTATTTAATCCACGTGAAACAGCCGAAAATTTAAAAAAATCTGGAGCATTTGTTCCTGGAATTAGACCAGGAGAACAAACATCAAAATATATCAATAAAATTATGATTCGTTTAACTTTCATTGGAGCGATATATGTTACATTTATTTGTCTAGTACCAGAGTTTATGAGAATTGCTATGAAAGTCCCTTTTTATTTTGGAGGTACATCTTTACTTATTGTAGTTGTGGTGATCATGGATTTTATGGTGCAAATACAAACTTTAATGATGTCTAGTCAGTATGAATCTGTACTAAAAAAAGCAAATCTGAAACATTTTAATCACTAA
- the aroE gene encoding shikimate dehydrogenase, with product MSAFAVFGNPIEHSKSAEIYALFANETGIKKEYDLKLVSQNNFENLLYSFFKSDGLGANITAPFKERAYFICHQLTERAKIARSVNTIKKLKNEILLGDNTDGVGFISDLKRLNWINENNCITTTTHHDDTSTKINILLIGAGGASKGIILALLPTVTECDIYIVNRTFHTAQQLAFYCHNIGYKNIECMPLCELGYNANKYNLIINATTSSMINAIPKIPPSIITPLTKCYDLFYQKQDTSFITWCKKYGSNYCSDGLGMLVEQAAHAFLLWHDVFPSVDPILNHLRSTLYM from the coding sequence ATGAGTGCCTTTGCTGTTTTTGGTAATCCAATTGAGCATAGTAAATCAGCTGAAATTTACGCATTATTTGCAAATGAAACCGGAATTAAAAAAGAATATGATTTAAAATTAGTATCACAAAATAACTTTGAAAATCTATTATATAGTTTTTTTAAATCAGATGGATTAGGTGCAAATATTACTGCTCCATTTAAAGAACGCGCATACTTTATATGTCATCAATTAACTGAACGGGCTAAAATAGCTCGTTCAGTTAATACAATTAAAAAACTAAAAAATGAAATTTTATTAGGAGATAATACCGATGGCGTAGGATTTATTAGTGATTTAAAACGTCTTAATTGGATCAACGAAAACAATTGTATTACTACAACAACACACCACGACGACACATCTACAAAAATAAATATTTTATTAATCGGTGCTGGAGGCGCTTCAAAAGGAATTATTCTTGCATTATTACCCACAGTAACAGAATGTGACATATATATAGTAAACAGAACATTTCATACAGCCCAACAATTAGCATTTTATTGCCATAATATAGGATATAAAAATATAGAATGTATGCCTTTATGCGAATTAGGTTATAATGCTAATAAATATAATTTAATTATTAACGCTACGACTAGCAGTATGATTAATGCTATTCCAAAAATCCCGCCTTCTATCATTACTCCTTTAACTAAATGTTACGATTTATTTTACCAAAAACAAGATACATCATTCATAACATGGTGTAAAAAATATGGATCAAACTATTGCTCAGACGGATTAGGTATGTTAGTAGAACAAGCAGCTCATGCATTTTTATTATGGCATGATGTATTTCCTTCTGTTGATCCTATATTAAATCATTTAAGATCTACTCTTTATATGTAG
- the rpsK gene encoding 30S ribosomal protein S11, whose translation MIKSSNLRARRRLKKQILDGVAHIHASFNNTIITISDKQGNTLGWTTAGGSGFRGSRKSTPFAAQIAAERCAEIVQEYGVKNLEVMVKGPGPGRESAVRALNASGFNITSITDVTPIPHNGCRPSKKRRV comes from the coding sequence ATGATTAAATCATCCAATCTTCGAGCGCGCAGACGACTCAAAAAACAAATTTTAGATGGTGTGGCACACATACATGCATCTTTTAATAATACTATAATCACTATTAGTGATAAACAAGGTAATACTTTGGGATGGACTACAGCTGGCGGCTCTGGGTTTCGTGGATCTCGAAAATCCACACCATTCGCTGCACAAATAGCAGCAGAACGGTGTGCTGAAATAGTGCAAGAATATGGAGTAAAAAATTTAGAAGTTATGGTCAAAGGGCCTGGACCAGGGCGTGAATCTGCAGTACGAGCATTAAACGCATCAGGATTCAATATCACTAGTATTACTGATGTTACTCCGATCCCTCATAATGGTTGCCGTCCTTCCAAAAAACGCCGTGTCTAA
- the gloB gene encoding hydroxyacylglutathione hydrolase: MNIIRVPALNTNYIWILYNYRNECIVVDPGEAIAVLKILKRFQFVLRAILLTHNHADHVNGVSTLIQYFPKTIIYGPEETKNSCIHVVVSEGDDFILLQKKFRVFHFPGHTLGHIGFYSAPWLFCGDTVFSAGCGTFCAGLAKKMYESFIKIQNFPCNTLIFSGHEYTLLNVNFAIFMLPHDQFIINYRNKVIKLREKNKSTVPTTVGLELKVNPFFRCSNVDIRRSLHLSSDIKEKWQIFYELRKKKDLF; the protein is encoded by the coding sequence ATGAATATTATTAGAGTCCCAGCATTAAATACTAATTATATTTGGATTCTATATAATTATAGAAATGAATGCATAGTTGTTGATCCTGGAGAAGCAATAGCAGTATTAAAAATTTTAAAAAGATTTCAATTTGTGTTACGGGCAATTCTATTAACTCATAATCATGCTGATCATGTCAATGGGGTGAGTACATTAATACAATATTTTCCAAAAACAATTATTTATGGCCCTGAGGAAACTAAAAATAGTTGTATTCATGTTGTAGTATCAGAAGGAGACGACTTTATATTATTACAGAAAAAATTCAGGGTATTTCATTTTCCTGGGCATACATTAGGGCACATAGGATTTTACAGTGCGCCTTGGTTATTTTGTGGTGATACCGTATTTTCTGCAGGTTGTGGTACATTTTGCGCGGGACTTGCGAAAAAGATGTATGAGTCTTTTATAAAAATTCAGAATTTTCCTTGTAATACTTTAATTTTTAGTGGGCATGAATACACATTACTTAATGTTAATTTTGCTATTTTTATGTTACCTCATGATCAGTTTATTATTAATTATCGTAATAAAGTTATTAAATTACGTGAAAAAAATAAATCCACTGTACCAACAACGGTAGGTTTAGAACTGAAAGTTAATCCTTTTTTTCGTTGTAGTAACGTAGATATAAGAAGATCACTGCATTTATCGTCTGATATTAAGGAAAAATGGCAGATTTTTTATGAATTGCGCAAAAAAAAAGATCTGTTTTAA
- the fmt gene encoding methionyl-tRNA formyltransferase yields MEHIKSLRIAFFGTTNFAVWHLYTLVYFSIHQIIAIFTQEIQVSKRRSFLSLHDMAEKHNISLFQSNFLSISEMIHIVKKLNVDLIVVVSYGLILPEEILNIPRLGCINVHGSLLPRWRGPAPIQRALEYGDNITGITIIRMDLGIDTGDILHMMPCNILPKDTSYTLSNRLAKMGSSMLLKVLDQIILGTYTLIPQDSTYATYAHKLTKQEARIDWKLSANQLERCVRAFNPWPISYFLVKNCRIRVWSSEIGNRNTVDYCHHSSSSLLPGTILSINPYGIYVVTGSGILILTMLQMSGKKRTLIRDILNAYKEWFIPNSMLE; encoded by the coding sequence ATGGAACACATAAAATCATTACGTATTGCTTTTTTTGGAACTACAAATTTTGCGGTGTGGCACTTATATACGTTAGTTTATTTTTCTATACATCAAATAATAGCGATTTTTACTCAGGAAATACAGGTATCAAAACGTAGATCTTTTTTATCTTTACACGATATGGCAGAAAAGCACAATATATCGTTATTTCAATCTAATTTTTTATCCATTTCTGAAATGATTCACATTGTTAAAAAACTTAATGTGGATTTAATAGTGGTTGTATCTTATGGATTAATTTTACCTGAAGAAATATTGAATATACCGAGACTAGGGTGCATTAATGTACATGGTTCATTATTACCTCGTTGGCGTGGTCCAGCACCAATCCAACGTGCGTTAGAATATGGTGATAATATTACAGGTATAACTATTATACGAATGGATTTGGGTATTGACACTGGTGATATTTTACACATGATGCCTTGTAATATTTTACCAAAAGATACAAGTTATACCCTTTCTAATAGATTAGCAAAGATGGGATCCTCTATGTTACTAAAAGTATTGGATCAGATTATTTTAGGAACATATACGCTAATACCTCAAGATTCAACTTATGCTACATATGCACATAAATTAACTAAACAAGAAGCACGTATTGATTGGAAGTTATCAGCAAATCAATTAGAGCGATGTGTCCGTGCTTTTAATCCATGGCCAATTAGTTATTTTTTAGTAAAAAATTGTCGTATTAGAGTATGGAGCTCTGAAATAGGTAACCGAAATACGGTGGACTATTGTCATCATTCGTCATCATCTCTGCTACCTGGTACTATATTATCAATTAATCCATATGGTATTTATGTTGTTACTGGTTCTGGGATATTAATACTTACTATGTTACAAATGTCAGGTAAAAAAAGAACGTTGATACGTGATATCCTCAATGCATATAAAGAATGGTTTATACCTAATTCCATGTTAGAATAA
- the rpmJ gene encoding 50S ribosomal protein L36, producing MKVRASVKKFCRHCEIVKRHNIVRVVCRIDPKHKQRQG from the coding sequence ATGAAAGTACGTGCGTCAGTAAAAAAGTTCTGTCGTCATTGTGAAATTGTAAAAAGACACAACATCGTTCGAGTTGTTTGTCGTATAGATCCAAAACACAAACAACGACAAGGATAA
- the def gene encoding peptide deformylase, giving the protein MSILEILRYPDKRLRKIANPVITVSDDTRQIVNDMFDTMYFNKGIGLAATQVNIQQQIIVIDLYVKDKQQLVLINPNIIKRTGIICMTESCLSIPQIHEIIPRSENVTVQSLDQNGSKFEIEANNLLAICIQHEVDHLCGKLFIDYLSPLKIKKIYKKIKKLS; this is encoded by the coding sequence ATGTCGATATTGGAAATATTGCGTTACCCTGATAAACGTCTCAGAAAAATTGCTAATCCTGTTATTACAGTCTCTGATGATACTAGGCAGATTGTAAATGATATGTTTGACACGATGTATTTTAATAAAGGTATTGGTTTAGCTGCAACACAAGTTAATATTCAACAACAAATTATTGTTATTGATCTTTACGTAAAAGATAAGCAACAGCTAGTTCTTATCAATCCTAATATTATAAAAAGAACAGGTATTATTTGTATGACTGAAAGTTGTTTGTCTATTCCTCAAATACATGAAATCATTCCTCGTTCAGAAAATGTAACAGTTCAGTCATTAGACCAAAATGGTAGTAAATTTGAAATAGAAGCAAATAATTTATTAGCAATTTGTATTCAACATGAAGTAGACCATTTATGTGGTAAGCTTTTTATTGATTATTTATCTCCACTAAAAATTAAAAAAATTTATAAAAAAATAAAAAAATTATCTTAA
- the rpsD gene encoding 30S ribosomal protein S4, with protein sequence MAKYLGPKLKLSRREGTDLFLKSGIRPIDSKCKPEQPPGQHNIRKSRLSDYGIQLREKQKVRRMYGILERQFSNYYKKATRIKGNTGENLLKLLESRLDNIIYRMGFGATRAEARQLVSHKSIMVNDHIVNIASYQVMPNTIIKIRKKSRNQSRIRAALELSEQQREKLAWIEIDPVELQGIFKRYPERNELSANIDEHLIVELYSK encoded by the coding sequence ATGGCAAAATATTTAGGACCTAAACTTAAACTCAGTCGTCGTGAAGGAACAGACCTATTTTTAAAATCTGGAATTCGTCCAATTGATTCCAAATGTAAACCTGAACAACCCCCAGGGCAACATAATATACGTAAATCTCGGTTGTCAGATTATGGAATACAGTTACGAGAAAAACAAAAAGTTAGACGTATGTATGGTATCTTAGAACGTCAATTTTCTAATTATTATAAAAAAGCTACGCGTATTAAAGGAAACACCGGTGAAAATTTACTGAAATTATTAGAAAGTAGATTAGATAATATTATATATCGTATGGGATTTGGAGCAACACGTGCTGAAGCTCGTCAATTAGTAAGCCATAAATCCATTATGGTTAATGACCATATTGTTAATATAGCTTCATATCAAGTTATGCCTAATACAATTATTAAGATCCGTAAAAAATCACGGAATCAATCCAGAATTCGTGCTGCTTTAGAACTTTCTGAGCAGCAACGAGAAAAATTAGCATGGATTGAAATTGATCCTGTTGAATTGCAAGGCATATTTAAACGTTATCCAGAACGCAACGAATTATCTGCAAATATCGATGAACATCTGATTGTGGAATTATATTCAAAATAA
- a CDS encoding peroxiredoxin C produces MVLVSRCAPDFTSSAVLGNGEIVDNFNLLDYIDKKEAIVFFWPMDFTFVCPSELIACNKRYVEFQKRNVEVIGVSIDSVFVHSAWRQIPVSQGGIGALQYIMVSDVKHEIIKKYGIEHLDKGIALRASFLIDKLGVIRHQVVNDLPFGRNFDEMLRMVDALQFHETHGLLCPAQWNKDKEGLEASQKGVMNYLIDNFSQL; encoded by the coding sequence ATGGTGTTAGTTAGCCGTTGTGCCCCAGATTTTACTTCTTCTGCAGTATTAGGAAATGGTGAAATTGTAGATAATTTTAATTTATTGGATTATATTGATAAAAAGGAAGCAATAGTATTTTTTTGGCCTATGGATTTTACTTTTGTTTGTCCATCAGAATTGATTGCTTGTAATAAACGTTATGTTGAATTTCAGAAAAGAAATGTAGAAGTTATTGGAGTTTCTATAGATTCAGTTTTCGTACACAGTGCTTGGAGGCAAATCCCTGTAAGTCAGGGAGGAATTGGAGCGTTACAGTATATTATGGTTTCTGATGTAAAACATGAAATTATAAAAAAATACGGTATTGAACATTTAGATAAAGGAATTGCTTTACGTGCTTCTTTTCTAATAGATAAATTAGGAGTGATACGACATCAGGTGGTGAATGATTTACCATTTGGTAGAAATTTTGATGAGATGTTACGTATGGTAGATGCATTACAGTTCCATGAGACTCATGGTCTTTTATGTCCTGCTCAATGGAATAAAGATAAAGAGGGATTAGAAGCATCTCAAAAGGGAGTAATGAATTATCTTATTGATAATTTTTCCCAATTATAA
- the lpcA gene encoding D-sedoheptulose 7-phosphate isomerase, giving the protein MYHDLIYNEFNETIKMMKIFTHEKHNIHAVESSAKLIANTFKTGGKVLSCGNGGSHCNAMHFSEELTGRYRNNRVGYAAIAISDPSYLSCVSNDFGYEYVFSRYVESIGNEKDLLFAISTSGESTNILYAIEAAHKKNMKTIFLTGKKKESKLSNSINIEICVPYFSYFDHIQEIHIKIIHLLILIIEKEMISFS; this is encoded by the coding sequence ATGTATCATGATTTAATTTACAATGAATTTAATGAAACCATAAAAATGATGAAGATTTTTACCCATGAAAAACATAATATTCATGCAGTAGAATCGTCTGCAAAACTTATTGCTAATACTTTTAAAACAGGAGGAAAAGTATTGTCCTGTGGGAATGGTGGTTCACACTGTAATGCAATGCACTTTTCAGAAGAACTAACCGGACGTTATAGAAACAATCGCGTAGGCTATGCAGCTATTGCGATTTCTGATCCATCATACTTATCATGTGTCAGTAACGATTTTGGTTATGAATATGTATTCTCTCGCTATGTTGAGTCTATCGGAAATGAAAAAGATTTACTATTTGCTATCTCTACTTCTGGTGAATCAACTAATATCTTATATGCTATAGAAGCGGCGCATAAAAAAAATATGAAAACAATCTTTTTAACCGGGAAAAAAAAAGAGAGTAAACTATCCAATTCTATAAATATAGAAATTTGTGTACCGTATTTTAGTTATTTTGATCATATTCAAGAAATTCATATTAAAATCATTCATCTACTTATTCTTATAATAGAAAAAGAAATGATATCTTTTTCTTAA
- a CDS encoding Sua5/YciO/YrdC/YwlC family protein → MTKIFFSSNIKELLVQLYQGKVIIYPTESVFGLGCDPDNKSAIHTLLKIKNRSWKKGLILIAANYTQLLKYIDDSCLNEKQRSRAFSIWPKPTTWVFPARMNSPYWLTGQFSSLAVRISYFEPIQHLCLAFGKPLVSTSANLSGQPPARTITEVYKQFGYDIPIMYEDVLGRPNPSEIRDIITDKLIRG, encoded by the coding sequence ATGACAAAAATATTTTTTTCATCAAATATAAAAGAGTTGCTTGTGCAACTATATCAAGGCAAAGTAATTATTTATCCAACAGAGTCAGTGTTTGGATTAGGATGTGATCCTGATAATAAATCTGCAATACATACTTTGTTGAAAATAAAAAATAGATCATGGAAAAAAGGTTTAATTTTAATTGCTGCCAATTACACACAATTACTAAAATATATTGACGATAGTTGCTTAAATGAAAAACAACGGTCTCGAGCTTTTTCCATTTGGCCTAAACCGACGACATGGGTATTTCCAGCAAGAATGAATAGTCCATATTGGCTAACAGGTCAATTTTCTTCCTTAGCAGTAAGAATCAGTTACTTTGAACCAATTCAGCATCTTTGTTTAGCCTTTGGAAAACCTTTGGTGTCTACTAGCGCAAATCTATCTGGACAACCTCCTGCGCGTACTATCACAGAGGTATACAAGCAATTTGGGTATGACATACCCATCATGTATGAAGACGTACTTGGAAGACCTAATCCTTCAGAAATTAGAGATATTATAACTGATAAATTAATTCGTGGATAA
- the rplQ gene encoding 50S ribosomal protein L17, producing MHHRKSGSKLNKTSAHRKAMFRNMVISLVTYQIIKTTLSKAKALRRIIEPLITCSKIDTVANRRLIFSKIRNNNIVTKLFTQISPHFFNRPGGYTRVLKCRSRKGDNAPMAYIELVERSKIIKNIKQ from the coding sequence ATGCATCATCGAAAAAGTGGCTCTAAATTAAATAAAACCAGTGCTCATCGTAAGGCTATGTTTCGGAACATGGTTATTTCATTGGTAACCTATCAAATTATAAAAACTACTTTATCTAAAGCCAAAGCTCTACGTCGTATTATTGAACCATTAATTACGTGCAGTAAAATAGATACAGTTGCAAACCGGCGTTTAATTTTTTCTAAAATTAGAAACAATAACATTGTTACAAAATTATTTACACAAATCAGCCCACATTTTTTTAATCGTCCTGGAGGATACACTCGTGTTTTAAAATGTAGATCACGTAAGGGAGACAATGCTCCAATGGCATATATCGAACTAGTGGAACGATCTAAAATAATAAAAAATATAAAACAATAA